From Streptomyces sp. TLI_105, the proteins below share one genomic window:
- the uvrB gene encoding excinuclease ABC subunit UvrB, whose protein sequence is MRPVSKIERSVAPFEVVSEYQPSGDQPTAIADLERRIRAGEKDVVLLGATGTGKSATTAWMIEKLQRPTLVMAPNKTLAAQLANEFRELLPNNAVEYFVSYYDYYQPEAYVPQSDTYIEKDSSINEEVERLRHSATNSLLTRRDVVVVASVSCIYGLGTPQEYVDRMVPLKVGEEIDRDQLLRRFVDIQYTRNDLAFTRGTFRVRGDTIEIFPVYEELAVRIEMFGDEIEALSTLHPLTGEVISEDRELYVFPASHYVAGPERMERAINDIERELEVRLAELDKQGKHLESQRLRMRTTYDIEMMRQIGSCSGIENYSMHFDGREPGSAPNTLLDYFPEDFLLVIDESHVTVPQIGAMYEGDASRKRTLVDHGFRLPSALDNRPLKWEEFQERIGQTVYLSATPGTYELSRGDGFVEQIIRPTGLVDPEVVVKPTEGQIDDLVHEIRLRAERDERVLVTTLTKKMAEDLTDYFLELGIQVRYLHSDVDTLRRIELLRELRAGEYDVLVGINLLREGLDLPEVSLVAILDADKQGFLRSGTSLIQTIGRAARNVSGQVHMYADRITPAMEQAIDETNRRREKQIAYNTERGIDPQPLRKKINDIVATIAREEIDTEELLGTGYRQGKEGKGAKAPVPSLAAHGPAAKGKGGKVGSTVELGDRPATQLAALIEEMTERMRAAAAELQFEVAARLRDEVGELKKELRQMKEAGLA, encoded by the coding sequence ATGCGGCCCGTTTCCAAGATCGAACGTTCGGTGGCGCCCTTCGAGGTCGTCAGTGAGTACCAGCCCAGCGGCGACCAGCCGACCGCCATCGCCGACCTCGAGCGGCGCATCCGCGCGGGCGAGAAGGACGTCGTGCTCCTCGGTGCCACCGGCACCGGCAAGTCGGCGACCACCGCCTGGATGATCGAGAAGCTCCAGCGCCCCACCCTGGTGATGGCGCCGAACAAGACGCTGGCCGCCCAGCTGGCGAACGAGTTCCGCGAGCTCCTGCCGAACAACGCCGTCGAGTACTTCGTCTCGTACTACGACTACTACCAGCCCGAGGCGTACGTCCCGCAGTCGGACACCTACATCGAGAAGGACTCCTCCATCAACGAGGAGGTGGAGCGGCTCCGCCACTCCGCGACGAACTCCCTGCTCACCCGCCGGGACGTCGTCGTGGTCGCCTCCGTCTCCTGCATCTACGGCCTCGGCACGCCCCAGGAGTACGTGGACCGGATGGTCCCGCTCAAGGTCGGCGAGGAGATCGACCGCGACCAGCTGCTGCGCCGCTTCGTCGACATCCAGTACACCCGGAACGACCTGGCGTTCACCCGCGGCACCTTCCGGGTGCGCGGCGACACCATCGAGATCTTCCCGGTGTACGAGGAGCTCGCCGTCCGTATCGAGATGTTCGGCGACGAGATCGAGGCCCTCTCCACCCTCCACCCGCTCACCGGCGAGGTCATCAGCGAGGACCGCGAGCTGTACGTCTTCCCCGCCAGCCACTACGTCGCCGGGCCCGAGCGCATGGAGCGGGCGATCAACGACATCGAGCGCGAGCTGGAGGTCCGCCTCGCCGAGCTGGACAAGCAGGGCAAGCACCTGGAGTCCCAGCGCCTGCGGATGCGCACCACGTACGACATCGAGATGATGCGGCAGATCGGCTCCTGCTCCGGCATCGAGAACTACTCGATGCACTTCGACGGCCGCGAGCCCGGCTCCGCGCCCAACACCCTCCTCGACTACTTCCCCGAGGACTTCCTCCTCGTCATCGACGAGTCGCACGTCACCGTGCCGCAGATCGGCGCCATGTACGAGGGCGACGCCTCCCGCAAGCGGACCCTGGTCGACCACGGCTTCCGGCTCCCCTCCGCCCTCGACAACCGCCCGCTGAAGTGGGAGGAGTTCCAGGAGCGGATCGGCCAGACCGTCTACCTCTCCGCGACCCCCGGCACCTACGAGCTCTCGCGCGGCGACGGCTTCGTCGAGCAGATCATCCGCCCCACCGGACTCGTCGACCCCGAGGTCGTCGTCAAGCCCACCGAGGGCCAGATCGACGACCTGGTCCACGAGATCCGGCTGCGTGCCGAGCGCGACGAGCGGGTCCTCGTCACCACCCTCACCAAGAAGATGGCCGAGGACCTCACCGACTACTTCCTGGAGCTCGGCATCCAGGTGCGCTACCTGCACAGCGACGTCGACACCCTGCGCCGCATCGAGCTGCTGCGCGAGCTGCGCGCCGGCGAGTACGACGTCCTCGTCGGCATCAACCTCCTCCGGGAGGGCCTCGACCTGCCCGAGGTGTCCCTGGTCGCCATCCTCGACGCCGACAAGCAGGGCTTCCTGCGCTCCGGGACCTCCCTCATCCAGACGATCGGCCGCGCCGCGCGGAACGTGTCGGGCCAGGTCCACATGTACGCCGACCGGATCACCCCGGCGATGGAGCAGGCCATCGACGAGACCAACCGGCGCCGCGAGAAGCAGATCGCGTACAACACGGAGCGCGGCATCGACCCGCAGCCGCTCCGCAAGAAGATCAACGACATCGTCGCGACCATCGCGCGCGAGGAGATCGACACCGAGGAACTGCTCGGCACCGGCTACCGGCAGGGGAAGGAGGGCAAGGGTGCGAAGGCCCCCGTGCCCTCGCTCGCCGCGCACGGCCCCGCGGCCAAGGGCAAGGGCGGCAAGGTCGGCTCCACCGTCGAGCTCGGCGACCGGCCCGCCACCCAACTGGCCGCGCTCATCGAGGAGATGACCGAACGCATGCGCGCCGCGGCGGCCGAGCTGCAGTTCGAGGTGGCGGCCCGGCTCCGCGACGAAGTGGGGGAGCTGAAGAAGGAGTTGCGCCAGATGAAGGAGGCGGGACTCGCCTGA
- a CDS encoding TerD family protein: protein MSVNMTKGQAISLEKRGGGSLTQVRMGLGWQAAPRRGLFGSRTREIDLDASAVLFAEKQPVDVVFFRHLVSDDGSVKHTGDNLVGGAGQGGDDEAILVDLERVPVHIDQIVFTVNSFTGQTFQEVQNAFCRIVDETNGQELARYTLDGGGNYTAQIMAKVHRVGSGWQMTALGNPANGRTFQDLMPAILPHL, encoded by the coding sequence GTGTCGGTCAACATGACCAAGGGCCAGGCCATCAGCCTGGAGAAGAGGGGCGGGGGCAGCCTCACCCAGGTGCGGATGGGGCTCGGCTGGCAGGCGGCGCCGCGCCGCGGTCTCTTCGGCTCGCGCACCCGGGAGATCGACCTGGACGCCTCGGCCGTCCTCTTCGCCGAGAAGCAGCCGGTGGACGTGGTCTTCTTCCGCCACCTGGTCAGCGACGACGGCTCGGTCAAGCACACCGGCGACAACCTCGTCGGCGGCGCGGGCCAGGGCGGCGACGACGAGGCGATCCTCGTGGACCTGGAGCGGGTGCCGGTCCACATCGACCAGATCGTCTTCACGGTGAACTCCTTCACCGGCCAGACGTTCCAGGAGGTGCAGAACGCCTTCTGCCGGATCGTCGACGAGACGAACGGGCAGGAGCTCGCGCGCTACACCCTCGACGGCGGCGGCAACTACACCGCGCAGATCATGGCGAAGGTGCACCGGGTCGGCTCCGGCTGGCAGATGACGGCCCTGGGCAACCCGGCCAACGGGCGCACCTTCCAGGACCTGATGCCCGCGATCCTGCCGCACCTGTAG
- a CDS encoding TerD family protein, producing MTAELVRGQNHPLPETRLEIRVSAGHPVLAGAAFGDEQGRVADAEWIAHPGAPSLPGVDVPAGAAADHRLAVDLDAVPGAVHRVSVLLALTGGAVRFGALAAPFVAVAGLDGTEIVSYTITGLDTESAVVALELYRRQGAWKVRAMGQGYAGGLAALLADQGLERPADLAATILATASPAPTLAPTGPVPVASAQADSSPAAPPAEPSPAASSRVPEPERVRHTAPPTAPDPATPVTAPDPAPAPPTTAPDPAPMAPSPTPATGTGSGGPIDYSHPRRRTAPAAEPAPAPEPRQAPPVPVAGDASGWSMDERLYNQVWGMFEDLARTAAAYRSACDFAESRLDRELDETLTDYRARAGGANDAARAAARARRDELVERAREVLDRDLAQLAAESEVVEPALPVAYARWDSPVWHAYRVPDEEPMAVRLGDLHLPERTDLRIPMLVRLPLERGLWVDSGRGHSGAAGLLDEVELRRLALDCAVAHAARLLAAHPADGFTVHLIDPAGAGAAALAPLVETGAAAPPGRGAAGVSAVLEQLTERVDLLQMALRGGAADALPPGLDTARQLLIVHDFPHGFDDRAVTRLRYLADEGPSVGVHLLMVAAREDAAAYGPLLDPLWRSLLRLTPVPDDHLADPWVGHAWSYEPPLLPPGSGILRQVLGQVAAARHGKQF from the coding sequence ATGACGGCCGAGCTGGTCCGGGGGCAGAACCACCCCCTGCCCGAGACCCGACTGGAGATCCGGGTGTCGGCCGGCCATCCCGTCCTCGCCGGAGCCGCGTTCGGCGACGAGCAGGGCCGGGTCGCGGACGCGGAGTGGATCGCCCATCCCGGCGCGCCCTCCCTGCCCGGTGTCGACGTGCCCGCAGGGGCCGCCGCCGACCATCGCCTCGCCGTCGATCTGGACGCCGTCCCCGGCGCCGTCCACCGCGTCTCGGTCCTCCTCGCGCTGACCGGCGGAGCCGTCCGCTTCGGGGCCCTCGCAGCCCCGTTCGTCGCCGTCGCCGGCCTCGACGGCACCGAGATCGTCAGCTACACCATCACCGGCCTCGACACGGAGTCCGCCGTCGTCGCCCTGGAGCTGTACCGTCGCCAGGGCGCCTGGAAGGTCCGCGCCATGGGCCAGGGGTACGCGGGCGGGCTCGCCGCCCTGCTCGCCGACCAGGGCCTGGAGCGCCCCGCTGACCTCGCCGCCACGATCCTGGCGACGGCGTCCCCGGCCCCCACCCTCGCGCCGACCGGCCCTGTGCCGGTCGCCTCCGCGCAGGCCGATTCCTCGCCCGCCGCCCCGCCGGCCGAGCCGTCGCCCGCCGCTTCGTCGCGCGTCCCCGAGCCGGAGCGCGTACGCCACACAGCGCCGCCCACCGCCCCGGACCCGGCGACCCCGGTGACCGCCCCGGACCCGGCACCGGCGCCCCCGACGACCGCCCCGGACCCGGCACCGATGGCACCGTCCCCCACCCCGGCGACGGGTACGGGCAGCGGCGGGCCCATCGACTACTCCCACCCCCGGCGCCGGACGGCCCCCGCCGCCGAGCCCGCTCCCGCCCCCGAGCCCCGGCAGGCCCCGCCCGTGCCGGTCGCCGGGGACGCCTCGGGCTGGTCCATGGACGAGCGGCTCTACAACCAGGTGTGGGGCATGTTCGAGGACCTGGCCCGTACCGCCGCCGCCTACCGCAGCGCCTGCGACTTCGCGGAGTCCCGGCTCGACCGGGAGCTCGACGAGACGCTCACCGACTACCGCGCCCGGGCCGGCGGCGCGAACGACGCCGCGCGGGCCGCCGCCCGCGCCCGGCGCGACGAGCTCGTGGAGCGCGCCCGGGAGGTCCTGGACCGGGACCTCGCGCAGCTCGCAGCCGAGTCCGAGGTCGTCGAGCCGGCGCTGCCCGTCGCCTACGCCCGCTGGGACAGCCCCGTCTGGCACGCCTACCGCGTCCCGGACGAGGAGCCGATGGCCGTCCGCCTCGGCGACCTCCACCTCCCCGAGCGCACCGATCTGCGGATCCCCATGCTCGTCCGGCTGCCGCTGGAGCGCGGTCTGTGGGTGGATTCCGGCCGGGGCCACTCCGGGGCGGCCGGGCTCCTCGACGAGGTCGAGCTGCGGCGGCTCGCCCTGGACTGCGCGGTGGCGCACGCGGCGCGGCTCCTCGCGGCGCACCCGGCCGACGGCTTCACCGTCCATCTGATCGACCCGGCGGGCGCGGGCGCCGCGGCCCTCGCGCCCCTCGTGGAGACGGGTGCGGCCGCCCCGCCGGGCCGGGGAGCGGCCGGTGTCTCGGCGGTCCTGGAGCAGCTCACGGAGCGGGTGGACCTGCTTCAGATGGCGCTGCGGGGCGGGGCGGCCGACGCGCTGCCGCCCGGTCTGGACACGGCCCGGCAGCTGCTGATCGTGCACGACTTCCCGCACGGCTTCGACGACCGGGCGGTCACGCGACTGCGGTACCTCGCCGACGAGGGCCCCTCGGTCGGCGTCCATCTGCTGATGGTCGCGGCCCGGGAGGACGCGGCCGCGTACGGGCCGCTGCTCGACCCGCTGTGGCGCTCGCTGCTGCGGCTCACGCCCGTGCCCGACGACCACCTGGCCGACCCGTGGGTCGGTCACGCCTGGTCGTACGAGCCGCCGCTCCTTCCTCCGGGCAGCGGGATCCTCCGTCAGGTCCTCGGGCAGGTGGCGGCAGCTCGCCATGGGAAGCAGTTCTGA
- a CDS encoding TerC/Alx family metal homeostasis membrane protein — MDVSMTLWVLTILGLCALIGADFFIGRKPHDVSVKEAGIWTVVWIVLAALFGLGLLVFGNSQASGEFFAGYITEKSLSVDNLFVFVLIMAKFSVPSHLQQRVLLVGVLIALVLRAIFIAAGAAIIASFSWVFYIFGAFLIYTAWKLIQEARSDEDEEDWEENRLLKTVEKKFGVADRYHGTKLFIRNNGKRVLTPLMVVMLAIGTTDILFALDSIPAIFGLTQDPYIVFTANAFALMGLRQLYFLIGGLLKKLVHLSYGLSVILGFIGVKLVLHALHESGVHVPEISIPFSLAVIGGVLVVTTITSLIASRKQARLAEAEAEAPAVAEDTPKDSVEA, encoded by the coding sequence GTGGACGTTTCAATGACCCTGTGGGTACTGACCATTCTCGGTCTGTGTGCCCTCATCGGTGCCGACTTCTTCATCGGGCGCAAGCCCCATGACGTCTCGGTCAAGGAAGCCGGAATCTGGACCGTCGTCTGGATCGTGCTCGCCGCGCTCTTCGGGCTCGGCCTGCTGGTCTTCGGCAACAGCCAGGCGTCCGGCGAGTTCTTCGCGGGCTACATCACCGAGAAGTCGCTCAGCGTCGACAACCTCTTCGTCTTCGTCCTGATCATGGCGAAGTTCTCGGTCCCCTCGCATCTCCAGCAGCGGGTGCTGCTCGTGGGCGTGCTGATCGCCCTGGTGCTCCGCGCGATCTTCATCGCCGCCGGCGCCGCGATCATCGCGAGCTTCTCCTGGGTCTTCTACATCTTCGGCGCGTTCCTGATCTACACCGCCTGGAAGCTCATCCAGGAGGCGCGCTCCGACGAGGACGAGGAGGACTGGGAGGAGAACCGTCTCCTCAAGACCGTCGAGAAGAAGTTCGGCGTCGCCGACCGCTACCACGGCACCAAGCTCTTCATCCGCAACAACGGCAAGCGGGTGCTGACGCCGCTGATGGTCGTCATGCTCGCCATCGGCACCACCGACATCCTCTTCGCCCTCGACTCCATCCCGGCGATCTTCGGCCTCACCCAGGACCCGTACATCGTCTTCACGGCCAATGCCTTCGCCCTCATGGGTCTGCGGCAGCTGTACTTCCTCATCGGCGGCCTGCTCAAGAAGCTGGTCCACCTGAGCTACGGCCTGTCGGTGATCCTCGGGTTCATCGGCGTCAAGCTCGTGCTGCACGCCCTGCACGAGTCCGGGGTGCACGTCCCCGAGATCTCCATCCCGTTCTCGCTCGCGGTCATCGGCGGTGTCCTGGTCGTCACCACCATCACCAGCCTGATCGCCTCCAGGAAGCAGGCCCGGCTCGCCGAGGCCGAGGCCGAGGCTCCGGCCGTCGCCGAGGACACCCCGAAGGACAGCGTCGAGGCCTGA
- a CDS encoding MFS transporter, translated as MARLAAASLVGTAIEFFDFFVYGTAAALVLGPLFFPTFSPLAGTLAAFGTFAAGFLARPLGSVLFGHVGDRYGRRPVLFVSLLLTGCATVAVGCVPTYATLGIAAPALLLALRFLQGLGLGGEWGGAVLLTAEHAPEHRRALWSSFPQVGPAIGFLLANGVMLALTAGLSDVEFRAWGWRVPFWAAGLLAVGGLLLRSSLAETPQFEELSASGRRAGAPLAEVVRDHWRLVLLTAGALAVGYAVFYTVSTWALAYGTERLGVSSTVMLSCVMAAVAVMGAVTPFVALLGDRWGRRPLCLAGCAASALWTFPMVALLHTARPLLMFLGFLGSLLAFITMFAVIAAYLPELYEPRVRCTGAAVGYNLAGVLGGALTPVVATTLSDGGSGPPWGVAAYLTLVALLSLGCFALLPETLPGRAGRPAPEPAAV; from the coding sequence ATGGCCCGGCTCGCCGCCGCCTCGCTCGTCGGCACCGCCATCGAGTTCTTCGACTTCTTCGTCTACGGGACCGCCGCCGCCCTCGTCCTGGGGCCGCTCTTCTTCCCCACCTTCTCTCCCCTGGCGGGGACCCTCGCCGCCTTCGGCACCTTCGCCGCCGGTTTCCTCGCCCGTCCCCTCGGCTCGGTGCTCTTCGGGCACGTTGGCGACCGGTACGGCCGGCGGCCGGTCCTCTTCGTCTCGCTGCTCCTGACGGGCTGCGCCACGGTCGCGGTCGGCTGCGTCCCCACGTACGCGACGCTCGGCATCGCCGCCCCGGCGCTGCTGCTCGCCCTCCGCTTCCTGCAGGGTCTCGGCCTGGGCGGCGAGTGGGGCGGGGCGGTCCTGCTCACCGCAGAGCACGCCCCCGAGCACCGGCGCGCGCTGTGGTCGAGCTTCCCGCAGGTCGGGCCGGCGATCGGCTTCCTCCTGGCGAACGGGGTGATGCTGGCGCTCACCGCCGGGCTGAGCGACGTGGAGTTCCGCGCCTGGGGCTGGCGGGTGCCGTTCTGGGCGGCGGGGCTGCTCGCGGTCGGCGGCCTGCTGCTGCGTTCCTCGCTCGCGGAGACTCCGCAGTTCGAGGAGCTGTCCGCGTCCGGGCGGCGCGCGGGCGCCCCGCTGGCGGAGGTCGTCCGCGACCACTGGCGACTCGTGCTGCTGACGGCCGGGGCGCTCGCGGTCGGGTACGCGGTCTTCTACACGGTCTCCACCTGGGCGCTGGCCTACGGCACCGAGCGGCTGGGGGTGAGCAGCACGGTGATGCTGAGCTGTGTCATGGCGGCGGTGGCGGTCATGGGCGCGGTCACCCCGTTCGTGGCCCTGCTCGGCGACCGCTGGGGCCGCCGGCCGCTCTGTCTGGCGGGGTGCGCGGCCTCGGCGCTCTGGACGTTCCCGATGGTGGCGCTGCTGCACACGGCGCGGCCGCTGCTGATGTTCCTCGGGTTCCTGGGCTCGCTGCTGGCCTTCATCACCATGTTCGCGGTGATCGCCGCGTACCTCCCGGAGCTGTACGAGCCCCGCGTCCGCTGCACGGGGGCGGCCGTCGGCTACAACCTGGCCGGCGTCCTGGGCGGCGCGCTGACGCCCGTCGTCGCCACCACCCTCTCCGACGGCGGCTCCGGCCCGCCCTGGGGCGTCGCGGCGTACCTGACGCTGGTCGCGCTCCTGAGCCTCGGCTGCTTCGCCCTCCTCCCGGAGACCCTCCCGGGCCGTGCCGGTCGTCCGGCGCCCGAGCCCGCAGCGGTCTGA
- a CDS encoding MBL fold metallo-hydrolase: protein MTYSGVVKVGGAADVHELTDLMISKVAVGPMDNNAYLLRCRATGEQLLIDAANEPSTLLTLIGDDGISAVVTTHRHGDHWQALEEVVAATGARTYAGAYDVEGIPVPTEVPVEDGDTIRVGRVELTARRLVGHTPGSIALVYDDPHGHPHVFTGDCLFPGGVGNTWKDPEAFASLIHDVETKLFAVLPDESWVYPGHGRDTTLGDERPHLAEWRRRGW from the coding sequence ATGACGTACAGCGGAGTGGTGAAGGTCGGCGGCGCGGCGGACGTGCACGAGCTGACGGACCTGATGATCTCGAAGGTCGCGGTCGGTCCGATGGACAACAACGCGTATCTGCTGCGCTGCCGGGCGACCGGCGAGCAGCTGCTGATCGACGCGGCCAACGAGCCCTCGACGCTGCTCACGCTGATCGGTGACGACGGCATCTCCGCCGTCGTCACCACCCACCGGCATGGCGACCACTGGCAGGCCCTGGAAGAGGTCGTCGCCGCGACCGGCGCCCGGACCTACGCGGGCGCGTACGACGTGGAGGGCATCCCCGTCCCGACCGAGGTGCCCGTCGAGGACGGCGACACGATCCGGGTGGGCCGGGTCGAGCTGACCGCGCGCCGCCTCGTCGGGCACACGCCGGGCTCGATCGCCCTGGTCTACGACGACCCGCACGGCCACCCCCACGTCTTCACCGGCGACTGCCTCTTCCCGGGCGGCGTGGGCAACACGTGGAAGGACCCGGAGGCCTTCGCGAGCCTGATCCACGACGTGGAGACCAAGCTCTTCGCGGTCCTGCCCGACGAGTCCTGGGTCTATCCCGGCCACGGCCGGGACACCACGCTCGGTGACGAGCGCCCGCACCTCGCGGAGTGGCGTCGGCGCGGCTGGTGA
- a CDS encoding maleylpyruvate isomerase family mycothiol-dependent enzyme, whose amino-acid sequence MIDHERDLASVREATERLLNDAASWDNAAVAEPSRLPGWTRGHVLAHISRNADALVNVLRGRPMYASAETRDADIERDADRPLDAQLADLRATGERFQEVGAEPADWSRTVELRNGVTDSASRIPFRRWVEVALHHVDLGVGYELEDLPEEFVLREIDFLTERFTGNASVPPTRVLTTDGTGAWTTGSAEGAGVTVSGPSPELLGWLAGRRDGSALKTEGGPLPELPPL is encoded by the coding sequence ATGATCGACCACGAGCGCGACCTCGCTTCCGTACGAGAAGCGACCGAGCGGCTGCTGAACGACGCCGCCTCCTGGGACAACGCGGCCGTCGCCGAGCCGTCACGGCTTCCCGGCTGGACCCGCGGCCACGTCCTCGCCCACATCTCCCGCAACGCCGACGCCCTGGTGAACGTTCTCCGGGGCCGGCCGATGTACGCCAGCGCCGAGACCCGCGACGCCGACATCGAGCGCGACGCGGACCGCCCCCTCGACGCCCAGCTCGCCGACCTGCGCGCGACCGGCGAGCGCTTCCAGGAGGTCGGCGCCGAGCCCGCCGACTGGAGCCGCACGGTCGAGCTCCGCAACGGGGTCACCGACAGCGCCTCCCGGATCCCCTTCCGCCGCTGGGTGGAGGTGGCCCTGCACCACGTCGACCTGGGCGTCGGCTACGAGCTGGAGGACCTGCCGGAGGAGTTCGTCCTGCGGGAGATCGACTTCCTGACGGAACGGTTCACGGGCAACGCCTCCGTCCCGCCGACCCGGGTCCTGACCACGGACGGCACGGGCGCGTGGACCACCGGTTCCGCGGAGGGCGCCGGGGTGACCGTGAGCGGCCCCTCCCCCGAGCTCCTCGGCTGGCTCGCCGGCCGCCGCGACGGCTCCGCCCTGAAGACCGAGGGCGGCCCCCTGCCGGAGCTCCCCCCGCTCTAG